From Candidatus Defluviilinea gracilis, a single genomic window includes:
- a CDS encoding tryptophanase, translated as MTTSYPPEPFRIKVTEPIRLIGREEREDALKEAGYNLFALKAEDTYIDLLTDSGTGAMSQEQWAAIMRGDESYAGARSYQRLKTAVEDVFGFKYFIPTHQGRAAENILSACLVKPNQYIPSNMHFDTTDANIRARGGRPVNLVIDEAADPSNPHPFKGNMDIAKLKAFIAEHGRDNIPFGMITVTNNGGGGQPVSMENLKAVSAVYGEAGIPFVIDAARYAENCYFIQQRESGYQNTSVKEIAREMFALADGMTMSAKKDAIVNIGGLLCVNDEKLFQNIKNELILREGFPTYGGLAGRDLDAMAVGLYEGLDESYLAYRVGQTFYLSARLNDIGVPTIQPSGGHAVYIVANQLLPHIPNYEFPAQSLGVELYREGGIRGVEIGSVMFAHLDPETKQWRYPALELLRLTIPRRVYTQSHLDYIVEILSKINSRANRLRGYKLTYAPELLRHFTARFEPL; from the coding sequence ATGACTACCAGCTACCCCCCCGAACCGTTCCGCATTAAGGTGACGGAACCCATCCGCTTGATTGGGCGCGAAGAACGAGAAGACGCGCTCAAAGAGGCGGGCTACAATCTCTTCGCCCTCAAAGCCGAAGACACCTATATCGACTTGCTCACCGACTCGGGCACCGGCGCGATGAGTCAGGAGCAATGGGCGGCGATCATGCGCGGCGATGAATCGTACGCGGGCGCGCGCTCGTACCAGCGCCTCAAAACCGCTGTGGAAGACGTCTTCGGTTTCAAGTACTTTATCCCCACGCATCAGGGACGCGCCGCCGAAAATATTTTATCTGCGTGTTTGGTCAAGCCGAATCAATATATTCCCAGCAACATGCACTTCGACACCACCGACGCCAACATCCGCGCGCGCGGCGGGCGCCCGGTGAACCTCGTCATTGATGAAGCCGCCGACCCGTCGAATCCGCATCCCTTCAAGGGCAACATGGACATCGCCAAACTCAAAGCCTTCATCGCCGAGCATGGGCGCGACAATATTCCCTTTGGGATGATCACGGTCACGAACAACGGGGGAGGCGGACAGCCCGTCTCGATGGAGAATCTCAAGGCGGTATCCGCCGTCTATGGCGAGGCAGGCATCCCCTTCGTCATTGACGCGGCGCGTTACGCGGAGAACTGCTACTTCATCCAACAGCGCGAGTCGGGCTATCAGAATACATCCGTCAAAGAAATTGCGCGCGAGATGTTCGCGCTCGCCGACGGCATGACCATGTCCGCGAAGAAAGACGCCATCGTCAACATCGGCGGGCTGTTGTGCGTGAACGATGAAAAATTATTTCAGAACATCAAAAACGAATTGATCTTGCGCGAAGGATTCCCCACCTACGGCGGACTCGCGGGACGCGACCTCGACGCGATGGCGGTTGGACTGTACGAGGGCTTGGACGAATCGTACCTTGCCTATCGCGTCGGGCAGACGTTCTACCTGTCTGCCCGTCTCAACGATATCGGCGTCCCCACCATTCAACCCTCCGGCGGACATGCCGTCTACATCGTTGCGAATCAACTCCTGCCGCACATCCCCAATTACGAATTCCCCGCGCAATCGCTCGGTGTGGAGTTGTATCGAGAGGGCGGCATCCGCGGCGTGGAGATCGGCTCGGTCATGTTTGCGCATCTCGACCCTGAAACAAAGCAGTGGCGTTACCCCGCGCTTGAACTGTTGAGGTTGACTATTCCGCGAAGGGTCTACACACAAAGCCACCTTGATTACATCGTGGAGATTCTTAGCAAGATCAATTCGCGAGCAAACCGCTTGCGCGGATATAAACTCACGTACGCCCCCGAATTGCTGAGGCATTTCACGGCGCGGTTTGAACCTTTATAA
- a CDS encoding transposase translates to MPETIYYRRDLPHIHPQNNPLFITFSLVDSLPAAVVDELKARREEELRAAKTAQERYNIQKKYFGHFDKWLDRCEHGHDWLRQENIAQIVADEIHKKADQHYELYAYCIMPNHVHLLILSLIEKFPPSRMKSAISPVAEIMRLLKGRAARYCNLALNRQGYFWHHESYDHYVRDEKEMERIILYILNNPVKAGLAKEWKDWKFTYVNPTLGEW, encoded by the coding sequence ATGCCCGAAACCATCTACTATCGCCGCGACCTGCCGCACATCCACCCGCAGAACAACCCGCTCTTCATCACTTTCAGCCTCGTGGATTCGCTCCCCGCCGCCGTTGTGGACGAACTAAAAGCCCGACGCGAAGAAGAACTACGCGCCGCCAAAACCGCCCAAGAACGCTACAACATCCAGAAAAAATATTTCGGACATTTCGACAAATGGCTCGACCGTTGCGAACACGGACACGACTGGCTCAGGCAGGAAAACATCGCCCAAATTGTGGCGGATGAAATCCACAAAAAAGCCGACCAGCATTACGAACTCTACGCCTATTGCATCATGCCCAACCACGTTCATCTGCTCATCCTCTCGCTCATCGAAAAATTTCCCCCATCCAGAATGAAAAGCGCCATCTCCCCCGTCGCCGAAATCATGCGCCTGCTCAAAGGACGCGCCGCGCGCTACTGCAACCTCGCCCTCAACCGCCAGGGTTATTTCTGGCATCACGAGTCGTACGATCACTACGTCCGCGATGAAAAAGAAATGGAACGAATCATCCTCTACATTCTGAACAACCCCGTCAAAGCGGGGCTGGCAAAAGAATGGAAGGATTGGAAATTCACCTATGTCAACCCCACCCTCGGCGAATGGTAA
- the recJ gene encoding single-stranded-DNA-specific exonuclease RecJ — MTRWLDPPQTDTSPLSTLDLPLLLKQTLIRRGIATPDSARAFLHPEETPSTPFPEIENAVEIIYQAIQRKDRICVWGDFDVDGQTSTALLVQTLQSLGADVVYYIPIRGKESHGVHIESLAPIIDGGIKLLITCDTGITAHDAIDYANSRGVNVVLTDHHDVGETLPNAKAIINPKLLPQGHPLKNLAGVGVAYKLAEALLRSDDFSRQKTATEVATTTSEDLLDLVALGLIADVALLQSETRSLAQRGIRQLRKTNRLGLKVMAELSNTQLESLTEETIGFTFAPRLNALGRLSDANPAVELLITNNPARARVLAAQIEGLNAQRRLLTSQVTEAAEVQLREHPELLNEPAIVLSHPNWPGGVVGIVANRLVDRYHKPALLLTESDDGILRGSARSIEGLHITEAISSQKNSLLNFGGHPMAAGLSLQKENLTSFRRGLGRAIEKQLGEIIREDPTLQIDSWLGLDEINLELADAIELLAPFGAGNPKLTFASRGITLKSIAEVGKTKEHLRLAVEDENGNVQSILWWGGAGEELPETGTQIDIAYSVRASTFRGEKQVNATFEEFRIVESKAIEIKERRLEIRDWRLESGKWKELENVLTWAEGADKAKGKSRYELHPADELVIYTTPASPADLRAVLEIVKPNIVHVIGVSPAKEKTDEFLARLAGMAKFAINNKGGKVSVNELAVATTQRVNAVRVGLEWLSAGGHVTAVPEEDAVLLSAGNGEANQYLQKELFVAVRGILDETTAFRDYFSRADLKQFFSDL, encoded by the coding sequence ATGACTCGCTGGCTCGACCCTCCTCAAACAGACACTTCGCCTCTTTCGACCCTCGACCTGCCTCTGCTCCTCAAGCAGACTCTCATCCGACGCGGCATCGCAACCCCCGACTCCGCCCGTGCCTTCCTCCACCCCGAAGAGACTCCCTCCACGCCATTCCCTGAGATTGAAAACGCGGTTGAAATTATTTATCAAGCCATCCAACGCAAGGATCGCATCTGCGTCTGGGGCGACTTCGACGTGGACGGGCAAACCTCCACTGCCTTGCTCGTGCAAACGCTCCAATCCCTCGGCGCGGACGTTGTGTACTACATCCCAATCCGCGGCAAAGAGAGTCACGGCGTGCACATCGAATCGCTCGCGCCGATCATTGACGGCGGGATCAAGCTCCTCATCACCTGCGACACAGGCATCACCGCGCATGATGCGATTGATTACGCCAACTCGCGCGGGGTGAATGTTGTCCTCACAGATCATCACGACGTAGGCGAAACACTTCCAAACGCCAAAGCGATCATCAATCCAAAATTATTGCCGCAAGGACATCCGCTCAAAAACCTCGCTGGCGTCGGTGTTGCGTATAAACTCGCTGAAGCCTTACTACGTAGTGACGACTTCAGTCGTCAAAAAACAGCGACTGAAGTCGCTACCACGACAAGCGAAGATTTGTTAGATTTAGTTGCGCTAGGTTTAATCGCCGACGTTGCATTGCTCCAAAGCGAAACACGCTCACTTGCGCAAAGGGGAATTCGCCAACTTCGCAAAACAAACCGCCTTGGCTTGAAGGTGATGGCGGAACTTTCCAACACTCAACTCGAGTCATTGACCGAGGAAACCATCGGCTTCACATTTGCCCCACGCTTAAACGCGCTCGGCAGATTAAGCGACGCGAATCCCGCCGTCGAATTACTGATTACCAATAACCCCGCCCGCGCCCGCGTCCTCGCCGCGCAGATCGAGGGACTCAACGCCCAGCGCCGACTATTGACGAGTCAAGTCACTGAGGCGGCGGAGGTGCAACTGCGCGAACATCCCGAATTGTTGAATGAACCTGCCATCGTGTTGTCGCATCCCAATTGGCCCGGCGGAGTTGTCGGCATCGTGGCGAATCGCCTCGTTGACCGTTACCACAAACCCGCTCTGCTCCTCACCGAGTCTGATGATGGAATCTTGCGCGGCTCGGCGCGTTCCATTGAGGGACTGCACATCACCGAAGCGATCTCTTCGCAAAAGAATTCGCTTCTGAATTTCGGCGGACATCCCATGGCGGCGGGACTGTCACTGCAAAAAGAAAATCTCACGTCATTCCGTCGTGGACTTGGCAGAGCGATCGAAAAACAACTCGGCGAAATTATCCGCGAAGACCCGACGCTTCAAATTGATTCGTGGCTCGGCTTGGATGAGATCAATCTCGAGTTGGCGGATGCAATCGAGTTGCTCGCTCCGTTCGGCGCGGGAAACCCGAAGTTGACATTCGCTTCACGTGGCATAACGTTGAAATCTATCGCAGAGGTCGGCAAGACAAAAGAACATTTGCGTTTGGCAGTGGAAGACGAAAACGGAAATGTTCAAAGTATTTTATGGTGGGGCGGAGCGGGTGAAGAACTGCCAGAAACGGGAACTCAAATTGATATTGCGTATTCTGTGCGAGCCTCCACGTTTCGCGGCGAGAAACAAGTCAATGCGACGTTTGAGGAGTTTCGCATCGTTGAAAGCAAAGCCATCGAGATAAAAGAGCGGAGACTGGAGATTAGAGATTGGAGATTAGAAAGTGGAAAGTGGAAAGAGTTGGAAAACGTGTTGACATGGGCGGAAGGTGCGGATAAAGCAAAAGGTAAATCGCGTTACGAACTGCATCCCGCCGATGAACTTGTGATTTACACAACACCTGCGTCACCAGCAGACCTGCGCGCGGTGCTGGAAATCGTCAAGCCGAACATTGTGCATGTGATTGGCGTTTCGCCCGCCAAAGAAAAAACGGACGAGTTTCTCGCGCGGCTGGCGGGCATGGCAAAGTTTGCGATCAACAACAAAGGCGGGAAAGTTTCGGTGAACGAGCTGGCTGTCGCAACTACACAACGAGTCAACGCGGTACGAGTCGGCTTGGAGTGGCTGTCGGCCGGGGGTCACGTGACAGCCGTCCCGGAGGAAGACGCGGTTCTTTTATCCGCAGGGAATGGCGAGGCGAATCAATATCTGCAAAAGGAATTGTTTGTGGCTGTTCGCGGAATCCTTGATGAAACAACGGCTTTCCGCGATTATTTTTCGAGAGCCGACCTGAAGCAGTTTTTTTCCGATTTGTAA
- a CDS encoding DUF47 family protein has translation MFRFFKKREEIFNKLIQEQAAVTFEGLKLLVKYLETQSPEIADQLSLKEKEADETRRILIDELNRSFVTPFDREDIFSLSRSIDDVIDYADSTVSEMAILNVSPTSYMTRMASLLKDAAFEIHQAVLRLEKNPAVATEHAQRAKALENRVEGVYREAIADLFRGPEDVHHVVEMLKLREVYRHLSNAADRGDEAANIIADIVVKKT, from the coding sequence ATGTTTCGTTTTTTCAAGAAGCGCGAAGAGATCTTCAACAAACTCATTCAAGAACAAGCGGCAGTCACCTTCGAGGGGTTGAAACTGCTCGTTAAATATTTGGAGACCCAGTCCCCCGAGATCGCCGACCAACTGTCCCTGAAAGAAAAAGAAGCGGATGAAACCCGCCGCATCCTGATCGACGAGTTGAATCGCAGTTTCGTCACGCCGTTCGATCGTGAAGACATCTTTTCCCTCTCCCGCTCGATTGACGATGTGATCGACTACGCCGACAGCACGGTCAGCGAAATGGCGATCTTGAATGTTTCGCCTACTTCGTACATGACGCGCATGGCTTCGCTCCTCAAAGACGCGGCGTTTGAAATCCACCAGGCAGTGTTGCGATTGGAGAAAAATCCAGCCGTTGCCACCGAACACGCCCAACGCGCCAAGGCGCTCGAAAACCGCGTGGAAGGCGTCTACCGCGAAGCCATCGCGGACCTGTTCCGCGGTCCCGAAGATGTGCATCACGTGGTGGAAATGCTGAAACTGCGCGAGGTCTATCGCCATCTTTCCAACGCGGCAGACCGCGGCGACGAAGCCGCAAACATCATCGCGGACATTGTGGTGAAGAAAACTTAA
- a CDS encoding aminotransferase class III-fold pyridoxal phosphate-dependent enzyme, with translation MFDLPDHEIQQLTKDHVFFTWSAQAKVNPIAVKRAQGVYFWDVDDKRYLDFNSMTMCVNIGHGDERIIQAMQEQAAELPYAAPGMTTKIRALAAKTIADITPQKALTKVLFTLGGADANENAIKLARGYTGRHKILTRYRSYHGATAGAMAATGDPRRVVWEPNLMPGVVHFLDPYRYRSNFHKHNANLSEEEFAQDYLNHLEEIIQYEGPDTIAALLMESVTGTNGIIIPPNGYMQGARVLCDKYGIVMICDEVMSGFGRTGKWFAIEHWDVTPDIITMAKGLTSAYAPLGAVAMKPEIAAAFNETPFESGLTYTSHPVSLAAAVANIQAMKDDKIVQRVAGMGPVMKRMLTDLGEAHPSVGEVRSIGLFGILELVKDRTTKEPMAPWNSSSPAMNALKKYCLDHGLFLYTHWHTVLIIPPLIITEEQLKEGMDVLDKALEITDNESHG, from the coding sequence ATGTTCGATCTGCCAGATCATGAAATTCAGCAACTGACAAAAGATCATGTGTTTTTCACGTGGTCGGCGCAAGCGAAAGTTAACCCGATCGCGGTGAAGCGCGCTCAAGGCGTTTATTTCTGGGACGTGGACGATAAACGCTATCTCGATTTCAACTCGATGACCATGTGTGTGAACATCGGTCACGGAGACGAGCGGATCATCCAAGCCATGCAAGAGCAAGCGGCGGAACTTCCCTACGCCGCGCCGGGCATGACCACGAAAATTCGCGCGCTTGCCGCCAAAACCATAGCGGATATAACCCCGCAGAAAGCCCTGACGAAGGTCCTGTTCACCCTTGGCGGCGCGGACGCGAACGAGAACGCCATCAAACTCGCGCGCGGATACACCGGGCGGCATAAGATCCTCACGCGCTACCGGTCTTACCACGGGGCAACTGCCGGCGCCATGGCGGCGACCGGCGACCCGCGGCGCGTGGTCTGGGAACCTAATTTGATGCCCGGCGTAGTTCATTTTCTCGATCCGTATCGCTACCGCTCCAATTTTCATAAACACAACGCCAACTTGTCCGAAGAAGAGTTCGCCCAGGATTATCTGAACCACCTCGAAGAGATCATCCAATATGAGGGACCCGACACCATTGCCGCCCTCCTCATGGAATCGGTCACCGGCACGAACGGGATCATCATTCCTCCTAATGGATATATGCAGGGAGCGCGGGTGTTGTGCGATAAGTATGGAATTGTGATGATCTGCGACGAAGTGATGAGCGGATTCGGTCGCACCGGAAAATGGTTTGCCATCGAGCATTGGGATGTGACGCCCGACATCATCACCATGGCAAAGGGGCTCACGTCTGCCTATGCGCCGCTCGGCGCAGTTGCCATGAAACCAGAGATCGCCGCGGCGTTCAACGAAACTCCGTTTGAAAGCGGATTGACGTATACATCGCATCCTGTTTCGCTGGCGGCGGCGGTTGCCAACATTCAGGCGATGAAGGACGATAAAATCGTCCAACGCGTGGCAGGCATGGGTCCGGTCATGAAGCGCATGTTGACCGATCTCGGTGAGGCGCACCCCTCTGTGGGCGAAGTCCGCTCGATTGGGTTGTTCGGCATCCTTGAATTGGTCAAAGATCGAACAACGAAAGAACCGATGGCGCCATGGAACAGTTCGTCGCCGGCCATGAACGCGCTGAAAAAATATTGCCTCGATCACGGGCTGTTCTTGTACACGCATTGGCATACTGTGCTGATCATCCCGCCGCTGATCATTACCGAGGAACAACTCAAAGAGGGGATGGATGTGCTGGATAAGGCGTTGGAAATTACAGACAACGAATCACATGGATAA
- a CDS encoding c-type cytochrome, with protein sequence MKKVLKWIGIVLGSLIGLILLAGIVMVMIGNSRLNKTYDFPPSNITIPTDAASIERGKHRVEALCQGCHGPDLGGINQWFNAGPIGTVDSANLTSGEGGFASEATSDEDFVRAIRHGIGLDGKAIFMPAVGSTSYLSDEDLGAIIAYVKSVPPVDHVTNGHNFTPLAKILFVLGKLPNMPVETVSHDVHVTAPEAGATAEYGEYMVNTNDCRTCHGPNLNGGPFPDPTITKISPNLTPGGELSAWTEEDFITAIRTGVTPSGYKLDNEFMPWETFRNYTDDELKAIWMYLQTLPKLEQYTE encoded by the coding sequence GTGAAAAAAGTTTTGAAATGGATCGGGATCGTGCTTGGTTCGTTGATCGGATTGATCTTGCTTGCGGGCATTGTGATGGTTATGATCGGCAATAGCCGCCTGAATAAGACGTACGACTTCCCGCCGTCGAATATCACAATTCCTACGGACGCGGCGAGCATCGAACGCGGCAAACATCGGGTTGAGGCATTATGCCAGGGATGTCATGGACCCGACCTTGGCGGCATCAACCAGTGGTTCAATGCCGGTCCGATTGGGACGGTGGATTCGGCTAACCTTACATCGGGCGAGGGCGGGTTCGCGAGCGAAGCAACATCGGATGAAGATTTTGTGCGAGCCATTCGCCATGGGATAGGACTGGACGGCAAAGCGATCTTCATGCCAGCCGTTGGATCTACTTCTTATTTGAGCGATGAAGACCTCGGCGCGATCATCGCCTACGTCAAGTCTGTCCCGCCAGTGGATCATGTGACGAACGGACATAACTTCACGCCGCTGGCGAAAATCCTTTTTGTGCTGGGAAAACTTCCCAACATGCCGGTTGAGACGGTAAGCCATGACGTCCACGTCACGGCGCCTGAGGCGGGAGCAACCGCGGAGTACGGCGAGTACATGGTGAATACGAACGACTGCCGCACTTGTCACGGCCCGAATTTAAATGGCGGTCCGTTCCCCGACCCGACCATCACGAAGATCTCTCCGAATCTGACACCCGGCGGCGAACTATCTGCTTGGACGGAGGAAGATTTCATCACGGCGATTCGCACAGGCGTCACGCCAAGCGGATACAAGCTTGATAACGAGTTCATGCCGTGGGAGACTTTCCGCAATTACACCGACGATGAATTGAAAGCGATCTGGATGTACCTGCAAACGCTTCCAAAGCTAGAACAGTATACAGAATAA
- a CDS encoding helix-turn-helix transcriptional regulator translates to MKNKLKVLRAEKNWSQAELAENLNVSRQTVNAIETEKYDPSLPLAFQIAKLFGKRIEEIFEPDKK, encoded by the coding sequence ATGAAAAACAAACTCAAGGTATTGCGCGCTGAAAAGAACTGGTCACAGGCAGAGTTGGCGGAAAATCTCAATGTGTCGCGGCAAACGGTGAACGCCATCGAGACCGAGAAGTACGATCCCAGTCTGCCGCTGGCATTTCAAATCGCAAAACTGTTTGGGAAAAGGATCGAGGAGATATTCGAGCCAGATAAGAAATAG
- a CDS encoding tetratricopeptide repeat protein, which translates to MSTPPSANGKTNLSLSYMGAPKITRNNALIANFISNKVPALLAYLVVTRRAHTRDKLAALLWGEMSDADAKNNLRQALANLRKYFEDELTITRDSIEFTGDCFLDCAEFESQLRLASSLDGEAGAAILTDSLRLYRADFLEGFHVRDAPDFEDWMLAERARLRELALQALHRLAEIQLSRADYPAALEATARLLAFDPWREVAHCQRMSALARAGQRSAALAQYQTCRRILEKEFGVAPSAETTALYEQIRDAETRPSGNLPARATSFIGREAELAEIGVRLANADCRVLTLVGEGGVGKSRLALQAAQIHIHQFLDGAWFVPLANVKDAEGMFLAIASVLKINATGGEQVREFLRDKNLLLVLDNMEQLVGDALNKWIVETVRLAPNLKLLVTSLTRLNIQAETLFEVRGLPHVDSSSPAFKLFMDRARRLKPDFNLNAADSSTLARLCELVNGSPLALELAAAWARGLTVAEIAQEIERNLDILTVSQQDLPPRHRSMRAVFDHFWSLLAPEERIVFQKQAVFRGGFTREAFCEVTGADLAMLARFVDKSAMHFNDDGRYRRHSLMAQYANLKLSDDANLRAQTRETHARYFSNLVKKLEADFLGGQPQNAMPPFLADLANIRAAWEWAVEHGDAPTFNAMSDSIMQGLDLAGLYREAFQIAEAAIRSMERLPKNAKKESLIAKGRAMGLAGAFLFRLGEYQPAFDWCEKSLTALEKYRPHIAYAHTLIYAGAAQFGLGDMQSVIAYWKKAADEYRAVDSAWGEMTANSNLAEVFLATGQLPEGTACAERALSLARNMKNLEMIGSATTSLANVAMQAGKFIEATQFAEEALRSHQQVGHDAHIANSLATLAQIAFKQKNFTESRRLLEESIGILKRVGNKLYLEQRENELNEILAASNT; encoded by the coding sequence ATGTCAACCCCACCCTCGGCGAATGGTAAGACAAACTTAAGTTTGTCCTACATGGGCGCGCCAAAAATCACGCGCAACAACGCCCTCATCGCCAACTTCATCTCCAACAAAGTCCCCGCGTTGCTGGCGTATCTCGTCGTCACGCGCCGCGCTCACACCCGCGACAAACTCGCCGCGCTCCTCTGGGGCGAGATGTCCGACGCCGATGCGAAAAATAATTTACGGCAAGCCCTCGCCAACCTCCGCAAATATTTTGAAGACGAGCTGACCATCACCCGCGACTCGATTGAATTTACGGGGGACTGTTTTCTCGACTGCGCGGAATTTGAGTCCCAACTCCGCCTCGCCTCTTCTCTCGACGGGGAGGCTGGCGCGGCGATTCTGACAGATTCTCTGCGCCTCTACCGCGCCGACTTCCTCGAAGGCTTCCACGTCCGCGATGCGCCCGACTTTGAAGATTGGATGCTCGCCGAACGCGCCCGCCTGCGCGAACTTGCTTTGCAAGCCCTGCACCGCCTTGCCGAGATCCAACTCAGCCGCGCGGACTATCCCGCCGCGCTCGAAGCGACAGCCCGCCTGCTCGCTTTTGACCCGTGGCGCGAAGTGGCGCACTGTCAGCGCATGTCCGCACTCGCCCGCGCGGGACAACGCTCCGCCGCGCTTGCTCAATATCAGACCTGCCGAAGAATCCTCGAAAAAGAATTTGGCGTCGCACCCTCTGCCGAGACGACCGCGCTCTACGAACAGATCCGCGACGCGGAGACTCGTCCCTCGGGCAACCTGCCCGCGCGCGCCACCTCGTTCATCGGGCGCGAAGCGGAATTGGCGGAGATCGGCGTCAGGCTGGCAAATGCCGATTGCCGCGTATTAACTTTGGTCGGCGAAGGAGGCGTGGGCAAATCCCGCCTGGCACTGCAAGCCGCGCAGATTCACATCCACCAATTTTTGGACGGCGCGTGGTTCGTCCCGCTTGCCAATGTCAAAGACGCGGAGGGGATGTTCCTTGCGATTGCGAGCGTGTTGAAGATCAACGCGACAGGCGGCGAGCAGGTGCGCGAATTTTTGCGCGACAAAAACCTATTGCTGGTTTTGGATAACATGGAGCAACTCGTTGGCGACGCGCTCAACAAATGGATCGTTGAAACCGTGCGCCTCGCGCCGAACCTGAAACTGCTCGTCACATCGTTGACGCGGCTGAACATCCAAGCCGAGACGCTGTTTGAAGTGCGCGGACTGCCGCACGTTGATTCATCTTCGCCTGCCTTCAAGCTTTTCATGGACCGCGCCCGTCGTCTCAAACCCGACTTCAACTTGAACGCGGCTGACTCTTCCACGCTTGCGCGTCTGTGCGAGTTGGTGAACGGCTCGCCGCTCGCGCTCGAACTTGCCGCCGCCTGGGCGCGCGGACTCACCGTCGCTGAGATCGCGCAGGAGATCGAGCGCAATCTCGACATCCTCACCGTCTCACAACAGGATTTGCCGCCGCGTCATCGCAGTATGCGCGCCGTGTTCGATCACTTTTGGAGTTTGCTCGCGCCCGAAGAACGGATCGTCTTTCAAAAGCAGGCGGTCTTCCGCGGCGGATTCACGCGCGAGGCGTTCTGTGAAGTGACGGGCGCCGACCTCGCCATGCTTGCGCGCTTCGTGGATAAATCTGCCATGCATTTCAACGACGACGGACGCTATCGCCGTCATTCACTGATGGCGCAATATGCCAACTTGAAGTTAAGCGACGATGCAAATCTGCGCGCGCAAACGCGCGAAACACACGCGCGTTACTTCAGCAACCTCGTGAAAAAACTCGAAGCCGATTTTCTTGGCGGACAACCGCAAAACGCCATGCCGCCGTTTCTTGCCGATCTCGCCAACATCCGCGCCGCGTGGGAGTGGGCGGTTGAACATGGCGACGCGCCCACCTTCAACGCCATGTCCGATTCGATCATGCAGGGCTTGGATCTCGCGGGCTTGTATCGCGAAGCGTTTCAAATAGCAGAAGCGGCGATTCGGTCCATGGAGCGCTTACCGAAAAACGCAAAGAAAGAATCGCTCATCGCCAAAGGCAGGGCGATGGGCTTGGCAGGCGCGTTCCTCTTTCGTCTCGGCGAATATCAACCAGCGTTCGACTGGTGCGAAAAATCTCTGACCGCGCTGGAGAAATATCGCCCGCACATCGCGTACGCGCACACGCTCATCTACGCGGGCGCGGCGCAGTTTGGTTTGGGCGATATGCAGAGCGTGATCGCATATTGGAAGAAAGCGGCAGACGAATATCGCGCGGTTGATTCGGCATGGGGAGAGATGACCGCCAACTCGAATTTGGCGGAGGTCTTTCTTGCAACAGGTCAACTGCCTGAAGGAACAGCCTGCGCCGAACGCGCATTATCGCTCGCTCGCAACATGAAAAATCTGGAAATGATCGGCTCCGCAACCACGAGCCTGGCGAACGTCGCCATGCAGGCAGGGAAATTCATCGAAGCCACACAGTTCGCCGAAGAAGCCCTGCGCTCGCATCAACAAGTCGGTCACGACGCGCACATCGCCAACTCGCTCGCCACGCTGGCGCAAATCGCCTTCAAACAAAAAAATTTCACCGAGTCGCGCCGCCTGCTTGAAGAGTCCATCGGCATTTTGAAGCGCGTGGGCAATAAACTTTATCTCGAACAGCGTGAGAACGAACTCAATGAAATCCTCGCGGCAAGTAACACTTGA
- the bphX gene encoding BphX family protein translates to MNKLKWWFRIVGAFYLLLTSMNVYFLFFGGIQMLADTLPAPMNADPLAGQAFADAWLVFVFELGVLGVMSLVAARDPAQNRIMAWVIILAEIFRGIVADAIWIARGYDAGSYIGFIVVHLIIVLTGFVFLRQTKAE, encoded by the coding sequence ATGAACAAACTGAAGTGGTGGTTTCGGATCGTGGGGGCGTTTTATCTGCTCCTGACTTCGATGAATGTGTACTTCCTGTTTTTCGGCGGCATTCAAATGCTTGCCGATACCCTGCCAGCGCCCATGAATGCGGATCCGCTTGCGGGTCAGGCGTTTGCCGACGCGTGGCTGGTGTTCGTGTTTGAACTCGGCGTTCTTGGCGTAATGTCGCTGGTCGCGGCGCGCGATCCCGCTCAAAATCGAATCATGGCATGGGTCATAATTTTGGCGGAAATCTTTCGCGGAATTGTGGCAGACGCCATTTGGATTGCGCGAGGGTATGACGCTGGCAGTTATATCGGCTTCATCGTAGTCCATTTGATCATTGTTCTCACGGGTTTCGTCTTCCTGCGGCAGACGAAAGCGGAGTAA